GAAATAAAAAAGGGCTGACTCAAACAGCCTACTCTTGTCAAATCTCTATTAAATGCTTTAAGAATAGATTTAATCATCTCAACTCCGGGTCTATTGACAAAAATAGTAATCAAACCATATTTCTGTGGAACAATAATATAAGAGACAATAATTGTTAAACCAAAAATTAACCAACCAATATTATGTCATTTAAAGTAGGACTTGCCTATCCTTGCTCTGGATTTAACTATTTTACTGAATCTATCTTGTGTTTTTTAAGAATTTGTCGTTTCTAGGCAAGTTTTGTCGAAGCCATTCATAGTTCACCCTAAATCTGTAATAATAGTTCCTGGACTTTTATCATTTAAAGGAGCGAATTAATGTGTGATTTCTGCCGAGAGCTTAGCAAAAAGATTCAATTTCTTAGAAAAGCACTCGTTAAAACTGGTATCCAAAAAGGATTGAAACATCCTGAAACTATAAAACATAGTCAGATGTTGGACGAACTAATTTATAGGTTCCAATCCAAATGTAAGTAGTAATTCTGACTCTTTTTCCAAAATATAATTCATATTACCCTGCCTCTCTTAGAGGATTTTTTTATTTCTTAAAAATTTTGTCTCCATATTCTGACCCTTGCTCGCACCAGTAATAAGGTATGAACATATACTACAAAGCATGAATCGCTCAATTACCGCAGAGATGCGGTTTTTTTATTGGTATAAAATATTCTCCAGCTGGACAAACTAGCTGCACGAGCAAGACCAATCCTCCACATCCAAAAAGCTCCTTAGATTAGGTCCTTGCTCGCATACTGATGAGGTGAAAATATGTTTAACTGGATTGATCAATATACTTTTAAAAATGTATATTTCGTGACACTTGGAGTTCCAAGTATATTGTCAGCTTTTTGGCTCTTAGTAGTTGCTTGGACTTTTAGAGCTGAGAAAAAGGGAAATGAAGCTAATTGCTTATTTTGTTTATTCCTCATCTTCTTCGAGGGATTCAATAAACTCAGTACAGGCTACTTGAATTAGAATTTTTAAATCATTTAAACAGATATGATTCAATCCTTTCTTCACCTGATGACATATCTTTTATTTTGTATTGATTATTTTTCACCTCATTCTCTCCAATAATTATTACGTAAGGAATGTTCTCTTTGTTTGCTTTATCAAGAGCCTTGCCTAATTTTTTGTTGCTCATTTCATATTCGACTTTATAGCCTTTATTTCTTAAATAATTTGCTACCAACAAGGATTCTTTTTGAGTACCTAGTGGAACTATATAATAATCTATATTCGGATTCTCTCTTAATTCCTTCTCAGATGTAAATAGCCTTCCTATTTACGATTTTTATAAATCGAATAGAAAGGCTACAAGATATGATGATGTAATTGTGAGAACGATATAGTTATCTTCTTTATTGAACGCATATTTATCCAATCCTAATTTCCATTAAATGTATCATGCTGTAATTTAAATTTCAAGAATCTTTTTTCAACTAACCTGCCCCTCGTATATTATGTTTAACTCCTTAAATACCATTCTCTTTTTCATCTTTTCTATCAATATAAGGTGGTCTGTTTGGACGTCTCGAGATATTTCTAGATAATGGTCTTAGGATCATTTGGGACAATTCTTCCTGCCCCTGTAGCTTGACTACATCTAAAGACTGTTTCTCAGTGTACGTGCGGCACTTCATACTCGCAGGCTGAGCGCACTGCCTCTCGAACTCAGGTGACAAGCAGCCCTGAGGCGGCTTTCGATGCAGATGCAGTTCTGATACACGAGGTTGATGATCGGCGTCCATACTAGAGATATCTCGAGGCGTCCAAGGAAATACCCAATGATTCCACAATGAAAGGAGGGTAACCCCCATGCGATTATTTGTTGGTTTAGACGTAAGTTCGTTTGACATGAAAGGCTGTATCCTTGATCAGGAAGGATCAAAAGTGGATACCTTCACGGTATCAAATGACCTTCCAGGAGCCACAGTTTTGAAGGAACGAATCCTCGGCCTTGCGAAAGGACGTAAAGTTGAAAGCGTTAAGATCGGTTTGGAGTCCACTTCGGTCTATAGCTTCCATCCTTCTATGTTCCTTCATTATGATGAAGACCTTAAGGTCTTTGACACTCAAGTGTTCGTCATTAATCCGAAACAGATTGCCAACTTCAAGAAAAGCTATTCGGATATGAATAAGACGGATGAAATTGATGCATTCGTGATTGCCGATTATGTCCGATTCGGCCGTAACCAGATGTCCATTGTCAAGGAGAGCCAGTATGTCGCACTCCAACAGTTGACCCGTTCACGTTATCACTTGGTTAAGATGATGACAAAGGAGAAACAGCACTTTCTCCAACATCTGAATTTCAAGTGCAGCAACTTTTCCCATGAGGTGGACTCTTCCGCCTTCGGAAATGCGATGATGGACCTCTTCCTCGAAAGATACAGCCTGGAAGAACTGGCCCAGATGCCTTTAGAT
This window of the Cytobacillus pseudoceanisediminis genome carries:
- a CDS encoding aspartyl-phosphate phosphatase Spo0E family protein produces the protein MCDFCRELSKKIQFLRKALVKTGIQKGLKHPETIKHSQMLDELIYRFQSKCK
- a CDS encoding His/Gly/Thr/Pro-type tRNA ligase C-terminal domain-containing protein, whose protein sequence is MVANYLRNKGYKVEYEMSNKKLGKALDKANKENIPYVIIIGENEVKNNQYKIKDMSSGEERIESYLFK